A genomic segment from Ptychodera flava strain L36383 chromosome 23 unlocalized genomic scaffold, AS_Pfla_20210202 Scaffold_23__1_contigs__length_28996876_pilon, whole genome shotgun sequence encodes:
- the LOC139123919 gene encoding S-layer protein-like, which produces MEVRTMAVPVLSSTLLFFGIVTTANGQTLNVGSGTLTVTAPASLTSTMCDAQVPITFNLKLCELGGTAGTVSGIKVYYANNANYEDANLKSPGVDATVAGGSVAVPAGGGATITGATATLAEDTTNCGSYTHICVVLTVTGDSTTTNHDSCILKDGGTTKTANCPDVKAGTFTITDPSTPSSISYVAGTATTFTFSLVVTETAGVVDGSLTDINLYFVNNAEYKDATVISSATRASKPVAGTPTSIPAGSSNAVTVSGAVVSLTVDDANCTVYSHVCTVITVVGDEGGTDDDYTCKILDATNAGVVICPDVSAGALVVTNPSKIKYKTDVATAIAFSLAVTASEADGSVTGVKMAFANNAQYEQATAKSTEVDAGNVAKTTVPKGTTPVTISNATASLQLDTAKCANYTHLCAIIQVEGPNVNTANDDTCIALGTGDGQAGEKECTGSKSSAKSLGDFYVNFFVMMVPMVFTFSTIWSAMV; this is translated from the exons ATGGAAGTTAG aACCATGGCGGTACCTGTATTATCATCAACGTTGCTGTTCTTTGGCATAGTTACCACAGCAAACGGACAGACTTTGA ATGTTGGAAGTGGTACGCTCACTGTCACTGCGCCAGCATCGTTGACTTCAACAATGTGTGATGCCCAGGTTCCCATCACCTTCAACCTGAAACTGTGTGAACTCGGCGGTACTGCTGGAACTGTATCAGGCATCAAAGTGTATTACGCAAACAACGCGAACTACGAAGATGCAAACCTAAAATCTCCTGGAGTGGATGCGACCGTAGCGGGCGGTTCAGTGGCAGTACCAGCTGGCGGCGGTGCAACAATCACCGGTGCAACAGCGACACTGGCAGAAGATACCACTAACTGTGGATCATACACTCATATCTGTGTCGTTCTGACCGTTACTGGTGACAGCACAACAACTAATCACGACTCATGCATCCTTAAAGACGGAGGGACAACGAAGACAGCAAACTGCCCGG ATGTCAAAGCTGGAACGTTTACAATCACGGATCCATCAACTCCAAGCAGCATATCGTACGTGGCTGGAACTGCCACCACATTCACATTCAGTCTGGTTGTAACAGAAACAGCCGGAGTTGTTGACGGTTCACTGACAGACATCAACCTGTATTTCGTCAACAATGCTGAGTACAAAGACGCAACGGTCATTTCATCTGCCACCAGGGCTTCGAAACCAGTCGCCGGGACTCCAACATCTATACCTGCTGGCAGTTCAAATGCAGTGACAGTTTCTGGTGCTGTTGTATCGCTTACAGTTGACGATGCGAACTGCACGGTCTACTCGCACGTATGTACAGTCATCACGGTGGTAGGAGATGAAGGCGGCACGGACGACGACTACACGTGTAAAATACTCGACGCTACCAATGCCGGGGTGGTCATCTGTCCAG ATGTTTCAGCTGGAGCACTTGTCGTGACGAATCCAAGCAAAATCAAGTACAAAACAGACGTCGCCACCGCCATCGCATTCTCATTGGCAGTTACAGCTTCAGAGGCCGATGGAAGTGTTACGGGTGTCAAGATGGCCTTCGCCAACAACGCACAGTACGAGCAGGCGACCGCAAAATCTACCGAAGTCGACGCGGGAAACGTTGCAAAGACAACCGTCCCGAAAGGGACAACCCCTGTCACTATCTCCAACGCAACGGCATCGTTACAACTGGACACAGCTAAATGCGCCAACTACACACACCTGTGTGCTATCATCCAAGTTGAAGGTCCCAACGTGAACACAGCGAATGACGACACTTGCATCGCGCTAGGAACAGGAGACGGTCAAGCCGGAGAAAAGGAGTGTACAG GATCCAAAAGCAGTGCGAAGTCCCTTGGtgatttttatgtcaatttctTCGTCATGATGGTTCCGATGGTGTTCACATTCTCAACGATTTGGTCCGCCATGGTTTAA
- the LOC139123745 gene encoding autotransporter adhesin BpaC-like, whose amino-acid sequence MSYVRSQVSKMKKMLKIVLIKNSCRDTDSETPSPTTGKYIVGVETTIAFDLSYTIPSGTVTPTAVKVYFSNADGNTKTTEVPATGTPTDAVNSDGTFSGLTAALTIDSTNCAAYTKLSASIEATGDTDNQNNVASVDFGSAADKAGIKVCADVGAGTFTLKTPNPATSGFPLATATASTFDLAYTVVGTGGTVSNVKVYFSDANGSKKSTEVTAGGSNAPSGDVDTAGTWEDLAASLTLDATNCEDYTKLCASITITDDDSSNNEVCIEFGKDAAKAGEKPDCTDTSVTTVQATTDSGTKGATTESGVVGLVQGMYSILVTLALSSVLINL is encoded by the exons AAATAGCTGCAGGGACACTGACAGTGAAACACCAAGTCCAACAACTGGCAAATACATCGTTGGTGTCGAAACAACGATCGCCTTTGATTTATCGTACACCATACCATCTGGTACAGTTACTCCTACCGCGGTAAAAGTGTATTTTAGCAATGCAGACGGTAACACCAAAACAACAGAGGTACCAGCGACGGGTACTCCAACAGACGCTGTAAATTCTGACGGTACTTTCAGCGGCCTTACAGCGGCGTTGACGATAGACTCAACAAATTGTGCAGCCTATACCAAACTGTCTGCGAGCATTGAAGCTACAGGTGACACTGACAACCAGAACAACGTAGCAAGTGTCGATTTCGGCTCTGCAGCCGACAAAGCCGGCATAAAGGTGTGTGCAG ATGTTGGAGCTGGGACTTTCACTTTGAAAACCCCAAATCCTGCAACGAGCGGTTTCCCCTTAGCGACTGCAACGGCGTCGACATTTGACCTTGCATACACAGTGGTTGGGACTGGCGGGACTGTTTCCAACGTCAAGGTGTATTTCAGCGACGCGAACGGCAGTAAGAAGTCCACGGAAGTGACCGCTGGTGGGAGTAATGCACCGAGTGGCGATGTCGATACGGCGGGAACATGGGAAGACCTGGCCGCATCCCTCACTTTAGACGCCACGAACTGTGAAGACTACACCAAACTGTGCGCTTCAATCACAATAACGGATGACGACAGCAGCAACAACGAGGTTTGCATCGAGTTTGGAAAAGATGCTGCCAAAGCTGGGGAAAAGCCTGATTGCACAg ACACTTCCGTGACTACGGTACAAGCTACGACAGACAGTGGAACAAAGGGCGCTACAACCG AATCTGGAGTGGTGGGACTCGTCCAAGGGATGTACAGCATTCTTGTGACATTAGCTCTATCGTCTGTGTTGATCAATTTGTAG